A stretch of the Pantoea nemavictus genome encodes the following:
- a CDS encoding ATP-grasp fold amidoligase family protein has product MKMIKNTVRSALKISAYMYPEFCAKTHYFIKFKKKLNLTNPTNFNEKIQWLKFNEYNGDIYTLCADKYKVREYISSKGCDEILNVLYGVYDDPQDIDYNALPNKFALKCNHGAGYNIICNNKSSLDFEKTNKQLSKWLKEDFSANFIEPQYKKIERKILCEKYIENEQGDFPDDYKFYCFNGKPYAVMVCKERKNGNPKFYYFDMNWNPLPFEDTVELINKNDYPEMPDGFQKMKDYAIKLASDFKFVRADFYLLNGYVIFGELTFTPSAGLDVTLREADAILGNQLKL; this is encoded by the coding sequence ATGAAAATGATAAAAAACACAGTGAGATCTGCATTAAAAATAAGCGCTTATATGTACCCTGAGTTTTGTGCTAAAACCCACTATTTTATTAAGTTCAAGAAAAAACTAAACTTAACCAATCCGACAAATTTCAATGAAAAAATTCAGTGGTTAAAATTTAATGAGTACAACGGTGACATCTATACTTTATGCGCTGATAAATACAAGGTCAGAGAGTATATCTCTTCCAAAGGATGCGATGAGATCCTTAATGTCCTATACGGTGTGTATGATGATCCGCAGGATATAGACTACAATGCACTACCCAATAAGTTTGCCCTTAAGTGCAACCATGGCGCGGGCTATAACATAATCTGCAATAACAAATCATCACTTGACTTTGAAAAGACCAACAAACAGCTCAGTAAATGGTTAAAAGAGGATTTCTCAGCCAATTTTATTGAGCCGCAGTACAAGAAGATAGAAAGAAAAATATTATGTGAAAAATACATTGAAAATGAACAAGGTGATTTCCCTGATGATTATAAATTCTACTGCTTTAATGGAAAACCTTACGCAGTAATGGTTTGCAAAGAACGAAAAAATGGAAATCCCAAATTCTATTATTTTGATATGAACTGGAATCCACTTCCTTTTGAGGATACAGTTGAATTGATAAATAAAAATGATTACCCAGAAATGCCAGATGGCTTTCAAAAAATGAAAGATTATGCGATTAAACTAGCATCAGATTTTAAATTTGTCCGTGCTGATTTTTATCTTCTCAATGGTTACGTTATTTTTGGCGAGTTAACATTTACCCCTTCTGCGGGACTCGATGTTACATTGCGCGAAGCCGATGCTATTTTAGGAAACCAACTAAAGTTGTAA
- a CDS encoding polysaccharide biosynthesis C-terminal domain-containing protein codes for MLEKSVNIIGLIYINALMAKYIGPEYYGKINISTSLFIFVQTLSWFGGQNIIFKRMSEKTDSGIALAMHTQNQRRIFFLLSSAAVLIYLYLFTDLIVFLFGVANCIATYYIVMDFFSIYNNTQLKSKINTITNVVGLSVALLIRFYISYFKLPIYYFTIPIIVIPLIPYIMRIIYFKQTTSLKEKSKGAGMYNRHMLYTGGALILSGLSADIYTQISSIFLANILSYSNLGVYSVALTIGGAWSFVVLALITSFFSKIYSEKNQITIDMLLMKINRLVILFSLIALGGFYIFGDLFIHLLYGDKYMGSVNIIPIIIIGTMFSSLGTICYRYMIKESGYTYLAKKMVLCCILTIPLSWLMINAFGINGAAYCFLIVEILSCTLLNYFFRNKTIFKMHLNIFKTR; via the coding sequence ATGTTAGAAAAGTCAGTCAACATTATCGGCTTGATATATATCAATGCCCTTATGGCAAAATACATTGGCCCTGAATATTATGGAAAGATAAACATCTCAACCTCTCTTTTTATATTCGTGCAAACGCTATCCTGGTTTGGTGGTCAAAATATTATATTTAAACGGATGAGTGAAAAAACAGATTCCGGAATTGCATTGGCGATGCATACCCAAAATCAACGGCGTATATTCTTCCTCCTATCCTCTGCCGCAGTTTTAATCTATCTCTATTTATTCACTGATTTGATTGTATTCTTATTCGGCGTTGCCAACTGCATCGCTACATATTATATTGTGATGGACTTCTTTTCCATCTACAACAACACTCAATTGAAATCTAAAATAAACACGATAACAAATGTAGTGGGTTTGTCTGTCGCGTTATTAATCAGGTTCTACATTTCATATTTTAAGCTGCCCATTTACTACTTCACAATACCTATTATCGTTATCCCACTCATCCCTTACATCATGCGTATCATCTATTTTAAGCAAACCACCAGCTTAAAAGAAAAGAGCAAGGGTGCCGGAATGTATAACCGGCACATGTTGTACACTGGGGGAGCTTTAATTTTATCAGGTTTATCAGCAGATATTTACACTCAGATATCGAGCATATTTTTGGCTAATATCCTTTCGTACTCTAACTTAGGCGTGTATAGCGTAGCGCTGACCATAGGAGGTGCATGGTCATTTGTAGTTCTGGCCTTGATAACAAGTTTCTTCTCAAAAATATACAGTGAAAAGAACCAAATAACCATTGATATGCTACTCATGAAAATCAATCGGCTTGTCATCCTGTTTTCGCTTATTGCTTTGGGTGGCTTCTATATTTTCGGCGATCTCTTCATACATTTACTCTATGGCGATAAATATATGGGTTCAGTCAATATTATTCCCATTATCATTATTGGCACAATGTTCTCTTCACTAGGAACAATTTGCTATCGCTATATGATTAAAGAGTCTGGATACACTTACCTGGCTAAAAAAATGGTTTTATGCTGCATCTTAACTATACCATTGTCCTGGCTAATGATTAATGCTTTCGGGATTAATGGTGCTGCATACTGTTTCTTGATTGTCGAAATTTTATCTTGCACGTTACTTAATTATTTTTTCAGAAATAAAACAATCTTCAAAATGCACCTTAACATTTTCAAAACGAGATAA